One segment of Zymoseptoria tritici IPO323 chromosome 2, whole genome shotgun sequence DNA contains the following:
- a CDS encoding putative STL major facilitator superfamily sugar transporter (Shows sequence similarity to STL proteins. These are sugar transporter proteins. Predicted signal peptide. Predicted membrane localization.) yields the protein LSSYDQGVLSGLLANPYFEAQFNYPDDVTTGITVASYCLGCLVGCALSFAIGDMLGRRKMIWLAMALIVVGATLQASAYSLAHLIVGRVITGFGTGIDSSTIPMYQSELSKKENRGRLVSWEIFFIGIGIATAYWIDYGFSFVDSEASWRTPVAIQLIFAIVVIFVVWGLPESPRWLAKRGRDAEAEEVLCAVFDTQPNDPFIVEEMRAIRAAVALEKTEGKKGYGSIFQKDILKTRRRVALAWFALFMNQLSGINLVVYYMPTVLLDIGQSRNNSLLIAGGVQLMFPLGNLVPAFFLDRMGRRPTMLWGCGLLSFCMVMITILLSFGTDNFNTSSASIAFFYLYMLIFGGTVNVVPWVYGPEILPLEARTRGTAISVSSHWLWNFFIVMISPVLINRIGFHTYIIFAILLACFIPIVYFFYPETSNISLEDIDKIFLPEHMHDSYTNQQHEVFGGSDSSKGEINQTEKA from the exons CTTTCAAGTTACGACCAAGGTGTGCTTTCCGGACTCCTCGCGAACCCCTACTTCGAAGCACAATTCAACTATCCC GACGATGTCACAACCGGAATCACCGTCGCAAGTTACTGTCTCGGCTGCCTCGTCGGCTGCGCTCTCAGCTTTGCCATTGGCGACATGCTCGGTCGCCGCAAGATGATCTGGCTCGCCATGGCCTTGATCGTCGTCGGAGCAACGCTGCAAGCTTCTGCATACTCCCTCGCTCACCTCATCGTTGGTCGCGTGATCACAGGTTTCGGAACGGGTATTGACTCTTCGACGATTCCGATGTATCAGTCCGAGTtatcgaagaaggagaatCGTGGGCGGTTGGTTTCTTGGGAGATTTTCTTCATTG GTATTGGCATTGCGACGGCATATTGGATCGACTATGGCTTTTCCTTTGTCGACAGCGAAGCCTCCTGGCGCACGCCTGTCGCCATCCAGCTCATATTCGCCATCGtggtcatcttcgtcgtctggGGACTTCCCGAGTCTCCTCGCTGGCTGGCCAAGCGCGGCCGTGATGctgaagcagaagaagtCCTGTGTGCCGTATTTGATACGCAACCCAACGACCCATTCATCGTGGAAGAAATGCGAGCCATCCGTGCAGCGGTTGCCTTGGAGAAGACCGAGGGAAAGAAGGGATATGGCTCGATCTTCCAGAAGGACATCTTGAAGACCAGGAGGAGAGTTGCATTGGCCTGGTTCGCGCTTTTCATGAATCAGCTGAGCGG AATTAATCTCGTGGTCTACTATATGCCCACCGTCCTGCTCGACATCGGGCAGAGCCGCAACAactccctcctcatcgccggtGGTGTGCAGCTCATGTTTCCTCTTGGCAATCTGGTTCCGGCTTTCTTCTTGGATCGCATGGGACGACGTCCGACGATGCTCTGGGGCTGCGGTCTTTTGAGCTTCTGCATGGTCATGATCACGATATTGTTGAGCTTCGGAACGGATAATTTCAATACGTCCTCGGCTTCGATTGCATTCTTCTACTTG TACATGTTGATCTTCGGCGGCACCGTCAACGTCGTACCTTGGGTCTACGGACCAGAAATTTTGCCGTTGGAAGCTCGTACTCGCGGAACAGCAATCAGTGTCTCATCGCACTGGCTTTGGAACTTCTTCATTGTGATGATCT CGCCTGTCCTGATCAACCGCATCGGCTTTCACACCTACATTATCTTCGCCATTCTGCTGGCATGCTTTATACCGATCGTCTACTTCTTTT ACCCCGAGACGTCAAACATCTCCCTCGAGGACATCGACAAGATCTTCCTACCCGAGCACATGCACGATTCGTACACAAATCAGCAGCACGAAGTCTTCGGAGGCTCGGACTCGAGCAAGGGAGAAATCAATCAGACAGAGAAGGCTTGA